The Mesorhizobium sp. M1D.F.Ca.ET.043.01.1.1 genome contains a region encoding:
- the pth gene encoding aminoacyl-tRNA hydrolase — protein MLVFAGLGNPGAKYQNNRHNVGFMAADAIARRHSFSPWSKKFQGLISEGTLGGDKVLLIKPQTFMNLSGQSVGEALRFYKLDAAALTVFYDEIDLAAGKVRVKVGGGSGGHNGIRSLDQHVGKDYRRVRIGVGHPGVKEMVRDHVVGDFAKADREWLDVLLDAIADDAGLLAKGDDSSFMNRITLALRDKLVPTGDDDRPPPKEPKAKSHIRQAHPQQPAVKLPETGPMAAMLKKLLGKE, from the coding sequence ATGCTTGTTTTTGCAGGCCTCGGCAATCCGGGCGCGAAATATCAGAACAACCGGCACAATGTCGGCTTCATGGCGGCGGACGCGATTGCCCGCCGCCATTCCTTTTCGCCCTGGTCGAAGAAGTTCCAGGGGCTGATTTCGGAAGGCACGCTCGGCGGCGACAAGGTCCTCTTGATCAAGCCGCAGACCTTCATGAATCTGTCCGGACAGTCGGTCGGCGAAGCGCTGCGCTTCTACAAGCTCGACGCTGCCGCCCTCACCGTCTTCTACGACGAGATCGACCTTGCCGCCGGCAAGGTCAGGGTCAAGGTGGGCGGGGGTTCCGGCGGCCACAACGGCATCCGCTCACTCGACCAGCATGTCGGCAAGGATTACCGCCGTGTGCGCATCGGTGTCGGCCATCCCGGCGTCAAGGAGATGGTGCGCGACCATGTCGTCGGCGACTTCGCCAAGGCCGACCGTGAATGGCTCGACGTGTTGCTCGACGCGATCGCCGATGACGCAGGTTTGCTGGCCAAGGGCGACGACAGTTCGTTCATGAACCGCATCACGCTCGCGCTGCGCGACAAGCTCGTGCCGACCGGCGATGACGACCGGCCGCCGCCGAAGGAACCGAAGGCGAAGAGCCACATCCGCCAGGCCCACCCGCAGCAGCCGGCGGTCAAGCTTCCCGAGACCGGCCCGATGGCCGCCATGCTGAAGAAACTTCTCGGCAAGGAGTAA
- a CDS encoding 50S ribosomal protein L25/general stress protein Ctc, producing MSHEAYELKAEAREQVGKGSARAVRRNGKVPAVIYGDKQPPLAIALNYKDLFYKIHGGGFLTTIATIDVDGKKIQVLPKDFQLDPVKDFPVHVDFLRIGKDTEVNVDVPVHFINEEKSPGIKRGGVLNIVRHEVEFHCPANAIPEFITVDLAGTEIGDSIHISAVSLPAGVKPVISDRDFTIATIAGSAAMKPETEETVEAAAPEAEAAEAEEK from the coding sequence GAACAGGTCGGTAAGGGGTCCGCCCGTGCAGTTCGCCGCAACGGTAAAGTGCCTGCAGTTATTTACGGCGACAAGCAGCCCCCCCTGGCGATTGCGCTCAACTACAAGGACCTCTTCTACAAGATCCACGGCGGCGGGTTCCTGACCACGATCGCCACGATCGATGTCGACGGCAAGAAGATCCAGGTCCTGCCGAAGGACTTCCAGCTCGATCCGGTCAAGGACTTCCCGGTCCATGTCGACTTCCTGCGCATCGGCAAGGACACCGAGGTCAATGTCGACGTGCCCGTCCACTTCATCAATGAAGAGAAGTCGCCCGGCATCAAGCGCGGCGGCGTGCTCAACATCGTGCGTCACGAAGTCGAGTTCCACTGCCCGGCCAATGCGATCCCGGAATTCATCACCGTCGATCTCGCCGGCACCGAAATCGGCGACTCGATCCACATCTCGGCGGTTTCCCTGCCGGCCGGCGTCAAGCCGGTGATCTCCGATCGCGACTTCACCATCGCGACCATCGCCGGCTCCGCGGCAATGAAGCCGGAGACCGAGGAGACTGTAGAAGCAGCGGCGCCTGAAGCTGAGGCCGCCGAGGCCGAAGAGAAGTAA